The DNA region CCGctctcaactttgaaaaattcTTGATTTTTCTGGATGAATTTCTCGATTCGAAGCCGGAATTCCTCGCTGCTGAGATTTTCCACGGTGTCGATACTCGGCATTGCTCGCGGATCGTCGGAACCGGCGGCGTTGCGGTGCATCTCCGTCTCTGATCGCCGGAGCACTCCCTGCGGCTTCAACGCGATCGCTCGCTTCAGCTTCTCCGACTGAGTCCTCTGGAACTTCTCGATTTGCTTCGTGGCCGTTTTCATCGCGGTTGAAAGCTCGGTGCATTGCGGTTTCTGAACCTCGCTCTCCGAGCAGACTATCTGCTTCGTTTCGTCTCCGGCCGCCTCCGGCTGAAGCGGAGGAGCGGAGGCTTCGGAGGAGACGAGCGGCGGTTGAGTTTCGCCGTTTCCGATTTCTTCGCCGCAAAAATCGGAGGAAACAGAGCTGCAACCGGCGTCCGTTTGGCGACAGAGCACGACTAGCGCAACGATAATGGCGTTGCCGATGACGAACACGACGTGAGGATTGCAGACGTGAATCCACAACTCGACCAGAAACTCGCCAGAGAACTTCATAACCCCCGGAACTCGAGTACAGGACCAGGAAACCAACATCAGAGCGACGATCACTTCCAAAAACTGCAACGTCGTCGTCATCCTCCGAAACCGATTAAACCTCGCGATCGCTTTCGCCTTCTCCAATTTCACGGTATCGAACACTTCAAAATCCATTTCTTCCACAACGCGAAAATTCAGGAAACTGAACCGAACTGAACACAACCGTCcgattaaaaattcaaaaaactctCCGCCTCAGTTCACACTTCACGAGCGATCAACACCAGGACTTTTCCGACGGCGACGGAGGTTCCCAGAACTTGAAAGAAAAATCGCCGGGAGGAATTTTCGCCggaaaattaaagatgaagaaAGTTGTATGCAAGGAACTGCATAGAGATACAGAAACAGAGTTCATATACATAGAAAAATGCACGCAGTAATACACCGCCGGAAACACGCAGTACGTGGGAGTTGAGGAGAAAATGACGGTTTTGTTTATTCACAGAGGTTCTGAGAAACTTTGAAAGTTTTCTTCCAATGGATGAGATGAACTCCGGAGTGGTATGAGATGAATATATAGGGGTGGGGCAGTgttggaattttattttttatatatattttttttcagtttttgaaaatttcttggAATTATGAGAAAAATAATGTGTAGATAATTGTAGTCCGAAAGTTGGTAAGTGGACCAGTGCGACCGAGTCCGTTCaagtttttattctttaatttcaagaaaaaatagcatagcaaaaaataaaaataaaaatttcattctcTTAATTgatgttaataattaatattattcgcCTTTTGATTTTTTATGAGGTGAtggttttagacttttagtccTAATTTTCACGATGGGACGATTTTGACTTTTGATTTATTGACCTgttaaattaaatgtaaatgatttaaaatgaaaaattataattttaaccTTATATTTATCTGAATGTTGCACACTTTGCATTGcaaaaatgatagattttaatgaCCTAGGTTGGTAAGAGACAAAATCTGTCACtttctaaaatattaaaatgtcaaTAATAGTCTCGTCGATAATTGAAAgataaatatttatcattattttatgtGAATACTAGAAACGctacttttccttttcttattcttaggtggatttaattttcttttctttcacacTTTTCCCCCTTTAGTTTACATTTCATGAGAAAAATGAAATGTTATTTCAAGTGcaagaaacaaataaaaattgtgtTGGTTGATATAGTTCGAGCCCGTCATACAAGATCGATCTTCTTAGTACAATTTGTCAGCTATTGCATATGAGAAAAGTTTACCTAATATATATCTCGAATTGTAATCGTAAATTTTCCTCAACACTCAAAAAACTGTGTTgatgataaaatatataaaataatattaaatgtgtACAAATCATTTAGTTCGACTCCAAACCTTCAAGATACATTCATCATTCatgtacatttttatatatgattGATATAAACATAACTCATCACGAATCTAATTTTCGGGGCCTTGTGCAATGGTTTTGGTAGCACATGCCCACCAATTAAGTTAATTATCTAGGATTTGTATTGCATTGTTcttattactttaatttttacaatttttttttaaattataaacatgtaaattaaatgttactaatttaatttattttttctattaacaacttttcaaaaatgAGGACAAAAACTggattctttaaaaaaaaaaaaaaagtacgaaaGAGTGGTAATTTTGAATAGAAAGACATGTGACGTCTAATTAGTCCTTCCGTTTGCGAGGAAGACGATTCTCAAAATGGCAAAGAATTTGAATAAAAACTGAAGAAAAAGACACTAAAATAAAATCCAAAGTCATAGcatgcttgggcgagagtagtatcggaataaattattttacaaaaacaTCACGTTACATTATTTTTAGTACTGTTTTTATTCGACGCCATAAAAATTCTCGCTTTGTGACACTAGCAAGGCATTGGTCCTTCTACCTAATGGGTCGCTGAGTCACCGTAATTTaccattttactattttatcaaGTTAGGGTGTGTGGTGAGATCAGAGCGAGGGAATGAATTTCACCTTTGTGGCTAAGTTTTAGCATATGGgtattaattagttttgttaattAATCTACATCACACTAAAGTGATACTTGTTGTTGGACGCCATGGTTGTTCAAAGATGCCTCGAGGGGACTCGTTGAAGTCTGAAGAGACAAGAGAGCAAAGCTACGTGATATGCTAGCAGCCATGCCCAAACCAAACTCCCGAGTTTTGTCTATTTctttatatacttaattttgCTGCATGCATACAAATTTACAGATTGGTCAACTCCGGTAAGactataattttgttattggtattattattatttgcatttAGATAGGTCAAAAAAATTCCAATTGTTAACCATGAGGATTGTCAATTGTTGTGTATGTGTCATATGTACGGGAGGATGATAAGTGTTGGACTTcactttgctttgttttgtctAACACTTATCTGGATTATGTTTTTCATCTTTTAGTTTGTTGCATAACGCGAAGTGGGTCAAGGTAAGGGGGCCCTAGGTATAGTATATTGATATTTTCGACATGTATCTTGTTTAGGATTaagttgtatatataaaataccgTGTTTGTAACATGAATGCTCTacaatcacaattaataaaagaatacaTTCGCTCATGTGGACATAGGCACATTACGAAACcacataaatcatttttttttttttttactttttgtcaTTATCTTTCAATTCTTGTTCCCATTTATCTCAACATCAACAACCTCTGGTAGACGTTTTGCAGATCTCTTCTATGATGATATATTGGGGGGTCTTCGTGCCGGCCCGCAAAAGGCTAATAGAGAGTGGTAATTGTAAGGgcatgatttatttatttagttttaaattataCGAACAATagcaaaagaaaattttcagtAATAAGTTTTTCATGTGAAATTGtgttcaaattattattaaaaaaattaaaattaaaaacactCATCCTAAAAAGTTTTCATGCATTATAGACcattatgaaattgaaattttataggATACACAACGTACATGTATGAATGTGATGAAACTATATATTGCAGATATATACATTAGTGCAatcaaaaaaatgataattaaaaaaaaaaagggcaataaaagtaaaaaaattaaggTGAAAGTACGTGGGTTGTGCATGGGGAAGTCATGATTTGTAGTTGAAAAGGAAAC from Ipomoea triloba cultivar NCNSP0323 chromosome 6, ASM357664v1 includes:
- the LOC116023698 gene encoding uncharacterized protein LOC116023698 yields the protein MDFEVFDTVKLEKAKAIARFNRFRRMTTTLQFLEVIVALMLVSWSCTRVPGVMKFSGEFLVELWIHVCNPHVVFVIGNAIIVALVVLCRQTDAGCSSVSSDFCGEEIGNGETQPPLVSSEASAPPLQPEAAGDETKQIVCSESEVQKPQCTELSTAMKTATKQIEKFQRTQSEKLKRAIALKPQGVLRRSETEMHRNAAGSDDPRAMPSIDTVENLSSEEFRLRIEKFIQKNQEFFKVESGRDEPTSKP